The following proteins come from a genomic window of Rutidosis leptorrhynchoides isolate AG116_Rl617_1_P2 chromosome 10, CSIRO_AGI_Rlap_v1, whole genome shotgun sequence:
- the LOC139870538 gene encoding uncharacterized protein, giving the protein MNYPVLEKLTLALVHIDRKLRKYFQSHQIVGKIAIERQVLAYFIAKTDNIDEEDTMNFTQVIIPKVANEEWKLYTDGASSSDGSGAGLMLVNPEGKEFTYALCFEFTTTNNEAEYEALLAGLRMAKELKILHLRAFVDSQLVANQIKGTFEARQPTIQLYLSKAKELIESFKTFELEHVQQSQNKKADALSKLASLKFEHLTK; this is encoded by the exons ATGAACTATCCTGTGCTTGAGAAGCTCACCTTGGCACTTGTCCACATAGATAGGAAACTCCGGAAATACTTCCAATCACATCAAATAGTG GGTAAGATCGCGATCGAACGGCAAGTATTGGCATATTTCATAGCCAAAACAGATAACATTGATGAAGAAGATACAATGAACTTCACTCAAGTTATCATTCCGAAGGTTGCAAATGAAGAATGGAAGTTGTACACTGACGGTGCGTCAAGCTCTGATGGATCAGGTGCCGGCCTAATGTTGGTAAATCCTGAAGGAAAAGAGTTTACTTATGCACTTTGTTTCGAATTCACAACCACCAATAACGAGGCTGAATACGAAGCGCTACTCGCGGGACTAAGAATGGCGAAGGAACTAAAGATTCTCCATCTTCGTGCTTTTGTTGACTCGCAATTAGTGGCTAACCAAATCAAGGGCACCTTTGAAGCCCGACAACCCACCATCCAACTTTACCTCTCAAAAGCGAAGGAACTAATTGAAAGTTTCAAAACCTTCGAACTTGAACATGTCCAACAAAGCCAAAACAAGAAGGCAGACGCACTAAGCAAACTCGCCTCGTTGAAATTTGAGCACCTCACGAAGTAA